The following nucleotide sequence is from Cloacibacillus sp..
GTACCGCCCACCAGCTCCATTATTTCCAGATCTTCAACGTTCTTCAAGTTCTCCCTGCCTATCCCTTGTATGCCGTGCTGAAGGCTTTTTCCACACCCTCTTCGGTGGGAACTCCCTCGGCGATCTTCTCGCTGCCGACAAAAAATGTGGGGACGTAGTAATAATCGTATTTGTCGGCAACTTCGGGCTCCTTCTTTTCGTCGATCATGACGAAGGGCACCTCTTTGTATTCCGGATGCCTGACAAGCAGCTCCGATATCATCTCCTCAGCCCGCTTGCAGTGCGGGCATCCCTCGAACATAAACATCTTCAGTTCCTTCATTGCTGCCACCATTCCTTTCGTTTCATCTATTGCCAATATTATATAACTTTTGCGCACGGCGGCGATGAAATATTACGCACCGTATATAGACATTCGCCGCGCCGTTTAACAGGAAAAAAGAGGGAAGGATAAAAATCTTAATGTATAACAATAATACCGGCGTCACAATCAATAATGACCCTCAGGGAAGAGATAACGTAAAGAAGATGGAAATAATGGGAAACTATGTTCGTTGAAAACTTTACATACGCCGTTCGCTGTTTATTTCAATACTTCACGCAGGATCGCGCATTGATCGTCGAATTTGCGGGGGGAACGTTCTTTCAATATATCGATATTGCGAAGCTTCCAGAGTATCGCGGGGAGCCTCGCTGCGTCTGGAGCTTCAAAGAGGCTCCAATCGGGGGCACCTTCGGCGAACGATATGAGGAATTTTCGGTCGGCTTCGTTCAATAGGGCGGGAAGAGCCGCGAAGAGCATTTCTCTCGTCTTGACGTAATCCTCATAGGTGAAGGGCATAGCGCTCATTCCAACAAATTGGTTGTCAAACGCCTCCTTCATATCGTGCGCGTTGGGTGCGAGCAGCTCATGGAGCGGGCGATTATGGCTTAACAGGCAGATGATGAAACCAAGGACAATTCGCCTGTCGAAGCCATTCCCCGAACCCGATAGAAACGGAGCCAAGTCGAACAAATCGCGGGGGTGTTGGCGGTCGAGCGCAGCGCAGATTTTTCCGCCGTATAACTCCTCTCTCGATATCACCGGCATCTCCGTGTACTGGCCGAGAATTTCTTCGGTGTCTGGGTGCACGGGCATCGTGCGTATGGGAAAGACGTGGCCGCGCATCGTAGTGTTCACCTCGATTTTGACAAGGGCTTCAGGCGTCCGGCAAAGCAGCTTATATTCCAGCGATTCCACGCCAAGGTTGGCAAACTTTATCCCGTGGATACGCTTTGATAAGTCCTGCCTGATCGATGTAAGATGTTCAACAATAGAGCCAAGGGCTTCGGCACGTTCGCTGAAATGCGGGTAGCAAAGGTCGATATCGACTGACAGGCGCGGCAGTCCGCGCTCGAAAAGATTGATGGCAGTTCCGCCTTTGAGCGCAAACGCACCATTTCGCGCAATCGCCGGAAGAATCCGCGCAACAAGGTGAAGCTGCTCCATGTAAGATTGATCGAAATAGTTCATTGCCATAGCCGATTCAGTTCCGGGGGTATCACCAGACCGTATCTTTCGAGATAAACGCCATTCTTGCCCAAACTGCGCACCCCCTTGCCAAGGGATATTTTATCCCGGTCGAGCCGCTGTGCCCACGAATGACCAGCGTGATCCGCAAATAGTAAAAACATCCGCTTGACGCGTATAGAATTACAGCCCGACAAAAGCTCCTGAAGCAGCTGGGGACGCAGTGTGTCGAGATTTTCTGTCAGCTGGTACGCCTCGCTATAGCTTATCGTCTGCGGAGCGAGGTACAATGTTTCGAGTATCGCCCTCTCCGGGCTGGAGCAACGAATGGAGATTGTCTTGTGAGGTATATCCGCGATGCTGGCACGATCGTCCATCAGAAACGACGTATGGCAGAGGCAAAACCTCGCGCGTCCAGCCGCATCTGCCGTCCACGCCGGAAGGACACGCGCTTGACTGGAAAATATAAAGACGCGCTCCTCCTCTCCCCGCAGAAACTGCGCATACCCCTGAAGCGCGAGCGCCGTCCTCGCCCCTGCATGGACAGGCATATTGATCTGCGATTGAAGAGCACAAAGAATACCCTGCCAATCGAGTATGTCGCCCGGCCAGATATAAGCGCCGCGCCCTATCCGCTCAAGCCACCCGCTTCGCCGATAATACTGCTGCAAGTTCGGCGATATGCCCGACATCGTCAGATACGATGCAAGTAAAGGAACTCCTGGTATCCGTATGCCAGCCAATGATTTTAATTTTTGCTCTTTATTGTTAACCATGCTACTATTATAACGCAAATTTTAAAATAGAAGTATCACCTGTTCCGCTGAAAAGGAAAAGGCCTTCGACGCGACACGTATCCCGACGAAAGCCGCTGCCGTCGTCGTCATTCACGCCACGTAAGAGGGGCATACAGACCATTTTCGAGATGTAATGACGCCTTTCGAGCTGTGGGCGCATCTTTGGTTTTGTCCATAGCAACGGTTCACCTCATCCGATAGTATTTCTCGGGGACCTTTATCTTGTCCATTCCGAGAGGCCCTCTGCCAAAGACGTAGGTATCCTGGTAGATGAGCAGGAAGTTTTTCATCTTCACGCCCGTGGCGGCGTCGGTATAGGCGCTGCTGTTCCAGGTCATCCCGGGAGAAAATACCGCGAAGGCCTTCATCACATCGGCCTGGCGGTTCAGCTTCGCACTCTTCTCCACCACGCGTTTGCCAATTT
It contains:
- a CDS encoding thioredoxin family protein, giving the protein MAIDETKGMVAAMKELKMFMFEGCPHCKRAEEMISELLVRHPEYKEVPFVMIDEKKEPEVADKYDYYYVPTFFVGSEKIAEGVPTEEGVEKAFSTAYKG
- a CDS encoding nucleotidyl transferase AbiEii/AbiGii toxin family protein — its product is MNYFDQSYMEQLHLVARILPAIARNGAFALKGGTAINLFERGLPRLSVDIDLCYPHFSERAEALGSIVEHLTSIRQDLSKRIHGIKFANLGVESLEYKLLCRTPEALVKIEVNTTMRGHVFPIRTMPVHPDTEEILGQYTEMPVISREELYGGKICAALDRQHPRDLFDLAPFLSGSGNGFDRRIVLGFIICLLSHNRPLHELLAPNAHDMKEAFDNQFVGMSAMPFTYEDYVKTREMLFAALPALLNEADRKFLISFAEGAPDWSLFEAPDAARLPAILWKLRNIDILKERSPRKFDDQCAILREVLK
- a CDS encoding type IV toxin-antitoxin system AbiEi family antitoxin yields the protein MVNNKEQKLKSLAGIRIPGVPLLASYLTMSGISPNLQQYYRRSGWLERIGRGAYIWPGDILDWQGILCALQSQINMPVHAGARTALALQGYAQFLRGEEERVFIFSSQARVLPAWTADAAGRARFCLCHTSFLMDDRASIADIPHKTISIRCSSPERAILETLYLAPQTISYSEAYQLTENLDTLRPQLLQELLSGCNSIRVKRMFLLFADHAGHSWAQRLDRDKISLGKGVRSLGKNGVYLERYGLVIPPELNRLWQ